Part of the Nicotiana sylvestris chromosome 2, ASM39365v2, whole genome shotgun sequence genome, CTGAGTCAGCAGTTAGTGGTTAGTATTTAATAGTTGTAGTCACATTAGAATAGATATTTTACATTCCTGTTGCTAATTATATGTAAGGGGACCTACACACAATTAATCAGTTTGAgatttcttcttctccactcACGTGTTCTCTGCTTTCTCTtctcttttattgcttctttccAGAAGCTTCCGACCTCCATTATAGTTCAGTTCGAGCTAAGTTTGATAAAAATCATGTAATTGAGACAATTAAGTAGAGAATGGAAAGATGCGAGACCGGAAGGTGATTCTACATATTtcgtactccctccgttccagtttaaGTGAACGTATTTTCTTTTTggttcgttccaaaaagaatgacccctttctaaatttgaaaacaatttagcttaaacttacaattctacgcttaatgagaagcttttataaccacacaaatactctgggcccctttttgatttgtttaggaccacaaattccaaaagtctttattttttcttaaacttcgtaccTAGTCtaacatgttcacataaattggaacggagggagtactatttTATTTGAAACCTCTCTCAATTGTTGTTTCTTCTGTGTATGCTAGCTATTCCATATATTTTTCCTCTTTCGTGATATGAATAGATAATTCAACAGTCAGGCATCTACAGGCTTTATGGGCCCTCGCATATTTACATAAGAAAAGAGCTTTTGCTTTTGGGATCCTACTCTAGAATAGGCAACTATTCAGGTTACTGTTGTTATCGTCAAAGACGACGCATACAGTTATTTCAAGATGCCAAAATGTTCACAAGCGACCACAAACAGTCAAACACATTACTAAGGTTAAAAAAAGAAGTCCAATATAGAAGTCAGAAATTTTAGATAGGGGCATTTGCAATAAAGATCCTTTTTTTGCGGCTGCTAGTTAAATTCTGTCCCCAATAGCTAGTGAGCTAAATTTATCTTCAAAATGAAAAACACGTTCAACTACTTCTAAAACGGGAGATTGATCCCAAAAAAGACTatatacagtgcaaaataagaattcgcatatatatatacatagacaTATACACAAACTCAATAATCCACCAAATTGATAGGACTGTTTTAAACGTTAATTTCCACTCCGGGAAACAAAGGTAATAATATTAACAAATAGTATACCTACTAACAATATCTAGCTATAACAAGCTAGAATATTGATAGCTTGTCATTTTCCTCAGTGATGCTGGAACTTCCTCACCTGCCACTATCACCATCAATGCCATTGTTATAATCTCCTGAATTAATACGACTATTCCACGCAGAAGAATATCTATGACCAAACATTCCATATGTTAGACCAATTAGAGTACCTGTTCCTCCTCCAGATTCATAATTGGCGTATCGCATTAAGTCAGCATTTGTGGCATCGAGTTCTTTTTGGAGGCGAATAACTTGCTTTTGAAGAACTGAAATTGCTCCAACACACCCATAGACTGGATCTTTTAATCGCGCCTCGGCTTCATAAGCGAGAGAATTGACTGCATCTTCTCTCTGATGTGGTTGGATTTCATTCAGAAGCTTACTTACATTGCTGGCACCAAATACTTTGTGTACGGTTGTGAACTTTATTGGCTCCTCTGGAGGGAAATAAGGAGCAAAAATGCAACTTGGCAAGCATTTTCTTCTCAAGAATTTGCAGGCAGCGCATGGAGGGTTTGAGTAGCTGCTTGAAGAAGACATCTAATTGCTTACTCTCCAACACTTATCTGCTACGTAACAAATTGAATTTGCTGTTAATTCGTACGAGTTTAAGTTATATGAACTTACAAAATATAATacctttaggggtcgtttggttacaATACAAGTTATGCTGGGATAAGTTAAGCTGGGATTAGTTATGCTAGGATTAATTATCCTTGTATTCTTTTTTATccactgtttggtatgttgtattaaaagTGACATGTATTGCATAAATTTCTATCCCAACACTAATTATCTCACCCCtacaaggtataagttatcccggaaCTAATTGTTCCCGAAATAACTTATCCCAGATTTGGTAACCAAATAAGTAATTAAGGTGATGTTAAATTTTTATCCCaacattatttttatttatccatcataccaaacgaccccttactcTATCAATGAAATTTTATGACCAACGGTTTAAGTTATACATACTGACATTGTAAAATCAATTTAATCGGTTACAACATCACTACTCTATTTCTTACGTTACCATATCAGACTCTTGATATGAAAAGTTAATTATGTGTTGTTGTTGGTCAATTTATCATGACTATGATAAACAATCTATACTCAAAACTTAAATTCCAATTATAATATGTtactttttttatttcaatttatgtgatagTATTTAAATGAGCATGGAGTTTAAGGGAAAAAAGggaaagatttttgaaacttatagTATAAAACAAGACTTAAATGTGAATATAAATTGGTATCTcataaagagtaaaataaaaagtttaaagttaaatccAAATATAGAaagcagaaaattttctaagaaaaaaataaaaataaaatagcaTAAATTAAGACGGAGGGAGTATTATAAAACTTTCAGGTCACAATATCAGAAATAATAATAGGTCAACTTATTAACCTAATAGCTAGTGTAAGATCTTTTTACACTGTCAATCAACATATCACAAATTCATTGGTGTATATGTGCGGTACCATCTTAAATATTAAAGCTAATGAAAAAGCCTTTTTTTGCCAAACATATCAAAGGGAGATATTTCAAACCTTGACACTGTTGACAAGAAAATACTCATGTGTGATTAAATGTTTAAGCACAATCTCCATGCTTCTCATTTCTCAATTTCGCATGGTCAAACGAACCCTTATGTATTAGTCATCGTAAATGAAATTCAATGATCTAAGAATTATAAGATCAGGGACTTATAATATATGACTAAAGGCGCGAGCATACAAAATAGATTTAAGTTATTACTTTATCAACGGAAAAAATGACACAAATTACTAAAATATTTCTGCAATGGTTCTAACATCAAACCTAACATCAAATTTCCTCTACAGGGAATCTTTTTGAAACTGTAATGAGAAACACCTAAATTGTTATTCTTCTGTTATTAAATTTCTTCATCTTGCAGGCCTTGACTAAATATAAAGTTTGCATATATGGAGCTCAAAATTTTAATCAACAACATATTTATAGTTCTGAATTTCCTTTTGCTACTCAATCAAATTCAGCCTTCTTCATATTGTTGCATCTACTACTTTATATTAAATTAAGTTCTTGCAAGGGAGATGGGGTCAAACTAAAATCATGTTCAAAGGCTCACAGAAAAATGTGTAAATCTAATTTGGCATCATGCTTAGTAATTAACTTCCAATTAAAGCCAAAGGGAAGGATAATATGTGTATTGCCATAATTTATGAAATATAGTGAACCCAAAACTGTCAAGTCATCAGTAACAAAACAGTGAGACATGTGAGCTTACTACGAAGATTTTATCCGACATTCCACCTGCAAACAAGACTTTATAGATCAAACTACAAAATTGAAAGTCAGACAAGTGTTTCATTTGATTGTCTTTCTAAAGATGCCAATACGCATCTTTTGGAAAACGTCTAAAGAAATTGTTAACGGTTATATATAGATCTACATCTTGGAGTGATTTCAGGTCGATCtagaaattaaaaggaaaaaaagaaaaaaaaaaaagctataTAGTGATACCTCTTATTCTTGGTAGTGCCAAATATTTCAAGCTTTGTCGGTTGCTTCTCCTAAGATTAAGGAGATCGCACCATTATAGAGCTATATAGGAAAGGATTATAAAAAGGTATTGGATTTTTGTAGAAGTTTTTGGAAGGGAAGAAAACCCTAGCAGGCAATAAACACTATGAACAAAAATCTGAGGGAGATAATGAGAGAGAGAGACAAAGACAAGGCAATAAGCACCAAGTGAATGGAGATTGAACGGAAAGCAAAAAAGCAGAAAAGGACTAACCACAATAAATAGGAGATGCAATAATTTAAACAATGGTGACTGTAAAGCCTAGGCCGACTTGATTGTGGCCAAAGGTTTTAATTTGTCCGGCAATTTTTACATACTTTTGGTGTTTCAATAAATTACTGTCTCTttcataagaaaaagaagaaaaacaaaagaagaatgGATGGAACAATTTTTCACTTCAATTAATGGCCTGGTTTAGTATCTAGGCTCTGCTTTCAGTTTACACTTTATATTTTAATATCCCAACAAAATATAGGTGCTTGGGTTTGTGTATTCATAAttaaacacacacatacacatataGTGCTAGACCTTTTACCATATCATCGGGTTATTAAATTGATCTATAATAGTAGAGAACTTTTCATAGCAAATCTGATATGGAGAAGTAAAATTTAGATAATAACTTGTTATAGCTGATTAAATTAAACAGGGTAAAATGATTTTACCATAACATTCATTTCTTTGGATATTTTATGAGAACATAACAAGTACCCGCATACTATTTTCATTTTCTCCTGTTTTACTGATTGCTTTTTCCACTAGATCATGCATGCCAAGATATTCttaacctccccccccccctctccccAATTATTATAGGCCAAAGGCCATGAATGGACTTCTTGCAACTCCGATTGATGAATACCTCTTTTGCTATGTTGTATTTTACTCAAACAGAACTCTTTACATGCTATTTGGAATTAGTCTATGTATGATTTTCTCATTGCCACATAGCTCTGACTAAAATACTCATAAAGAAAACTCTCCATGTCTTTTCCatataaaaagaaatatttttctaATATCTGTTCGATGTTGCATTAAAATAGTGGGTACTTGGTATATATacgttttattaaaagaaaagaagggttaACAGGATTTCAACTTTATGAGGTTTGAAGTTTAAAACGACTACTTCAAGTATTAATAATTgagttttaaaatttaaaatatgtACACATCTAATGAGTTTATTAATACAAATGCATTTATGAGCAAATGTTAGTAGGTTCGGTCGAATCCATGTCTAGGCTTTTAACTCCGCCTCCGAATATCAATATAATAGTATAAAAGGGAGACTCTACAATTAAAAGAATAATCAGAAAGAATCACCCAAATATAAAAGCTGCTACGGATCAATAGAAAGAAGAAAGTATTCTTGTAAAAGGTTCATATAGAAAACTCCCAGGCCACTACCAAATACATGGATATTCCTCAAATTTAATTGATCAAAACTCCATCTTCTATTATTGAGCTCACCTAAAAACACTTATCGCCTCTATTATTGAAGTCTTACATAGAAACAGTGACTAAATCTTTATGTGCATGTGAACAATAATGTCAACTCTGATTGAAAATCTTCTTGAGATGACAGATAAAATTGCATGAATAGTTCAAGTTTCTGTCCTTTTCAGTTTTCACTTCATTATTCCTTTtacctttcttttccttttcttttctttgcctggTCTGTCCCAACATGATAGACAAATTGCATGTTATCAGTGGTTGTCAGAAAATTTTGAATTTCTGTAATAGCGTCGTAGATGCAGCTGTACAATTAGGAGCACTATCAAAACGTCTTGAAATTTGTGTGAGGCTTAGTTTTGTAACATTTAAGCGGTTACGCTCTGATAGGTTATATGTGTATTCCTCtaatattttgatgatctaacaaacttactgtacAGAACCATATAAGGAACCAGATACACTTCTTCAGGACCTTAAAAGATCAACATGTCTCCACCTGGGACACAGTTCAACTCGTTTGAGTCAAAGGAACAACAGCGGGAACAGGTCACTACCAGCTCCCGAGATAACTGTTCGAAGTCAACTCTCCTGCTGGAAAAGTTGTTGCATGCTTACGCTACAGCACAAGAACAGTGCAGCAGTCAACTTTATGAGGAAGACCTTTTACCTACTTTGCTCATATCAttataagtgatgtcacacatgtattATTAACATCAAGGTAAAACAAATCACTTAAACACTTAGAGAATTCACTCAAGCACTCTCACGTGATTGATCATCAAGCAGacaattctcaagtgcatcaagaacaaagaacaacactTCTACGGACTAGTTCCCCATATCAAGTTATTGTATGTTCTtaattgagttgtaactttgtaatagttcttcaattgtaattcctacttaaCTTGTTTAGTAGCATTGCATAGGAAACCCTTTGTAAATTATAAACTCTTGtatttgtgtcttggctagagttagtcaagttgtaaaagtctttgtaatagagttattacaaagtggcttgtaatagagtgttATAAGTGAGTGAGGAATTAAAAGGTTAAtccctaggttgcataggttgtaatctgaaAGTTGCTCAGctgtgaagttgaaatcctacaagggtaggtcgtggtttttaatcccgttgagctggGAATTTTTCATGTAAAATTCCTCGCCATTTATTTACTGCAGTGTGCGTGTGTTCTGTTGAACctaatagagaacctggttctttaTAGAGTTTAGTGAACCCTTAAattctatcaattggtattagagtgggttctttctatcaggttaacacctagaaaggatcctcatggctgctccGCCAAACTTTGAAAAAGGCTAGTCTTCTTACAGGACACCAAGGTTCAACGTCCAATATTATGGATGGTGGAAGACTAGGATGCACGACTTCATCATGGCTGAAGATTTAGAGCTATGGGATGTTATCGGTGATGGACCTATTGTTCCTACCAAGAATCATGGCAACCCAGCTGTAGCCATTCCCAAGACAAGGAAAGAATTCAATGACGCTGATCGAAAGGTCATAGAAaagaattttcgtgcaaagaaaattcttgtttGTGGCATTGGTCTTGATGAATATAACAGGATATCAGCATGTCAATCAGCAAAAAAATCTGGGAGGCTCTTCAGACATCTCATGAAGGAACAACACAGGTTAAGCAATCCAAGATAGACATGCTCACAACTGAATACGAGCTCTTTAGGATGAAAGATGATGAATCTATCCAAGATATGCATACTCGGTTCACCTCTATCATTAATGAGCTTCACTCTCTTAGTGAAATTATTCCAAGAAACAAGCTTGTCAGAAAAATTCCTAGTATGCTGCCCAATTCTTAGGAAAGCAATGTATACGCCATTACAGAAGCTAATGACTTGTAAGAGCTAACCTTCGATGAGCTTGTCGGGAATCTATAAATatatgaaatgaagaagaagaaggacagtgaaagaagagagcccaaaAGGGAAAAGAACCTAGTCCTCAAGACAAACAGCAATGGTTCAAGTGATGAGAATAGTGATATGGCTTACTTGACAAGAGGATTCCAGAAGATGGTTCATGGGAATAGAGGCATTCCAAAAAGGGGAAGTTCTAGCAAGCCAAAAAATTATGACCTCTGTCATAAATGTGGAAAGCCAGGACACTTCATCAAGGATTGCCTTCTCCTAAAGCAAGTTCACTacaaaaataactttgacaaaGTAGCCAAGAGGAACCTAGTTCCTGATAAATGCTTCAAGAGGAAAAATGTCGCTGACAATATTGTAaagcaagctcttgctgcatggggagactcctccagtgaatctgaagaagaaaatgATCATGGTGATAGTTCAATGATAGCAGTGGAAAGTGAAGCAACTGAGTATGATTCAATCTTTGCCTTGATGGCTTagtctgatgatgatgaagacgacgacaatgatgaggtaaattttctGGATGTTCCGAGAAATCTAAAATCTTATTCTCCTAAAAAACTCATATCATTGACAAATGTGTTAATTGATGCTTATCACGGTCTTATAAATGATAAAGATCCTTTAATTGTGGAGTTAGGAGAAGCAGAACAGACCAGAGATAACCTAGTAGTCGTTGTAGTTGATTTATAGGAAATAATTGAGAACCTAAAGAAAGATAAAAATACCTTAGATGAAAAAATTACAAATGtagaacatgaaagagatgaTCTAATGGTTGTTGTGGTAGACCTAAAAGAGATCATTGAGTgtgtaagaaaagaaaaagaaatcttaGCTGAGAGAGTTGCTAACACTgagcatgagagagatgacctatTAGTGGTGGTGGTGGACTTAAAGGAAACACTTGGGGAACTTAATATGAAGAGTAGGCCTAAAAATTCTCAAAAGggaaaggaagttgcaagtgATGCACTCACTGCGGTAACACCGGGCACTTTAAAGAAAACTGTAAGGCCAGGTTTCAGTCACAGCATAAAAACAAAGATTTCGCTGAAAAAGTAACTACTAGTAGAGAATCTGGTCCATCATATAAAAAACGCATGATGCCTGTTTGGACCAGAAGATCCCTCATTCACCCCTTTcctcattacaagggacccaaactcgtttgggttcctaagtctaactcCTGATTTTCTTGTGCAAGGAACAGTGAAATGAAGTATCCTACAATGATACATGGATAATGGCTGATAAAAGCATATGGATAGAAGTACAAATGATTTCCTTTCACTTAaggccctgcaaggagggagtgtgtCCTTTGGAAATGGCAAGATAGGATACATACTAGTAGTTGGAAGGATTGGGAAGTCTCTCTCACACTCAATCGAAAATATGTACTATGTGAACGCGTTGAAGTATAGCTTGCAGTGTTTTCTAGATTTGTGACAAGGTAAGGTGGTTCTCGTAGCAAAAAGATACAAAAATATCTATGCTGCTGATTTTGAGTCTCTATTAAATGTTGATCTCAGTTGTCTAAGTGtcgttgatgatgatgttgaactATGGCATAGAAGGCTGGGTCATACAAGCTTCACATTGCTGAACAAATTGGTTaggaaggacctggttcgtggtctgcccaattcaagtttcaaggatcacaaagtgtgtgatgcatgtgtaaAAGGCAAGCAAGTCAGGTCCTCATTCAAGCCCAAAAAGGAAGTCAGCACCTCAAGGCCACTTGATCTTCTTCACATGGATCTAAATATGAGAGTGCTATGCAGAGGAGGAAATAAATACATCTTTATGACAGTTGatgactattccagattcacCTGGACCTTATTTCTCAGAACCAAGGATGAAACGTTTGAAGTGTCCGTTGCTTTTGTCAAAAATATCCAAGTGAAGATAGGTAATAAGGCAGCCTGCATCAGGTCTGATCATGAGATAAAGTTTGATAATGCCAAGTTTGATGAGTTTTGTTTGGAAAATGGTATCACTCACAATTTCTCGGCTCCAAGAACACCTCAAAAAATGGTGTTGTGGAGAGTAAAAATAGAACTCTGGAAGACATGGCAAGGACAATATTGATTGATAGTGGGATTGCAAAGAATTTCTAGGTAGAAGCTGTCAACACTGCtcgctacttggtgaacaggtgcatgctCAGGTCCCTTCTAAACAAAACTCCATATGAACTACTGAATTGAAGGAAGCCCAAGCAGACACATCTTAGGACTTTTGGGTGTAAATGCTTTGTTCTTAACAATGGAAAAGAAGCTCTTGAAAAATTCGATGccaaaagtgatgaaggaatctttCTGGGTTACCCATCTCAAAGCAAAGCTTACAAAGTATACAACAAaaggactcaatgtgttgaggaagTATACATGTGATCTTCGGATCTCACCTCTTCTGTGAAAAGGACAAACATgttgatcaagatggagaacccttatcTGTTCCAGGAGAAGTTATTGACATGGCAAATGGAAAAGCAGACATGATGAGTAATGTAAAAGAATCCAGTGAAAATGATTTTAGTACACCTCCATCTATTAGAAAGGAACCTGGTCCCATGATCACACCAACTGAAGTTGAAAATAGAGTTGTTGATGCAGTCCAAGGTACTCCACTTGCTGAAGTAAGAAGTGCCCAAGAACCCCAGTCAGACATACCTGGGTCCTCTGCCAATGAAATTCAGGTACCAAATTGGAAGCATAAAAGCTCACATCCCCTTGACAACATAATCACCCCTCTTGACTCAAGagttcaaaccagatcaaaagcaAGAAACTCACTTACCTTTTCagcctttctttcccaaaatgAGCCCAAAAATATCAAAGAACCGTTGAAATATGCAGACTGGATCACAGCAATACAAGAAGAGTTGCaccaatttgaaagaaacaagGTATGACACCTGGTTCCTCGACCTGCAGATCGAACTATCATAgggaccaggtgggtattcaggaataagcttgatgagtttggaaatacaacaagaaacaaggcaagacttgta contains:
- the LOC138885524 gene encoding uncharacterized protein, which translates into the protein MKKKKDSERREPKREKNLVLKTNSNGSSDENSDMAYLTRGFQKMVHGNRGIPKRGSSSKPKNYDLCHKCGKPGHFIKDCLLLKQVHYKNNFDKVAKRNLVPDKCFKRKNVADNIVKQALAAWGDSSSESEEENDHGDSSMIAVESEATEYDSIFALMA
- the LOC138885523 gene encoding uncharacterized protein, encoding MAEDLELWDVIGDGPIVPTKNHGNPAVAIPKTRKEFNDADRKDISMSISKKIWEALQTSHEGTTQVKQSKIDMLTTEYELFRMKDDESIQDMHTRFTSIINELHSLSEIIPRNKLVRKIPSMLPNS